A single region of the Phyllostomus discolor isolate MPI-MPIP mPhyDis1 chromosome 14, mPhyDis1.pri.v3, whole genome shotgun sequence genome encodes:
- the C14H1orf162 gene encoding transmembrane protein C1orf162 homolog — protein MPSGSATLGPLETGFQEPRKSAAPFLCHDRKELQWGLAFLAGILAAAVFMTLVFLIIRCCRKCHSRPQALDPHSGSLAEFSCTPDKALTSADTDFKILEETRDHFSEDHPANANSVVYAQIRVTGSP, from the exons ATGCCTTCG GGAAGTGCCACACTCGGGCCTCTAGAAACGGGCTTCCAGGAGCCCAGAAAGTCAGCCGCTCCCTTTCTTTGCCACGACAGAAAAGAACTTCAGTGGGGCTTAGCCTTTCTTGCTGGGATTCTAGCGGCAGCAGTGTTCATGACGCTTGTCTTCCTTATCATCAGGTGCTGCAGGAAAT GTCACTCAAGACCCCAGGCTCTGGATCCTCACTCAGGTTCTCTGGCCGAG TTTTCATGCACCCCGGACAAGGCACTCACCTCTGCTGACACGGATTTCAAAATCCTGGAAGAAACGAGGGACCACTTCAGCGAAGACCACCCAGCAAACGCAAACTCGGTCGTCTACGCTCAGATCCGAGTGACAGGCTCACCCTGA